A window from Festucalex cinctus isolate MCC-2025b chromosome 12, RoL_Fcin_1.0, whole genome shotgun sequence encodes these proteins:
- the fosaa gene encoding protein c-Fos isoform X2, translating to MDVFQIGSIHDVCRDAAFVPTVTAISSSPDFQWMVQPTIITSVSPSPGCERANEPLRSRQATPTRESRNKGKNAARKAKAEQLSPEEEEKKRIRRERNKMAAAKCRNRRRELTDTLQAETDKLEEEKESLEMEIANLLKEKERLEFILATHEPLCQMSEGMESAEIIPPSPEEDRLPDDGVPEAPSLQDVDVPSDPSAAISGNSNILLCASAEINICDLEPSLDIKAGLLDAMLPALEDKPPAETARSVPDIDLSGSLGVSDWETLYKTVSSDLEPLSTPVVTSTPTCSSYLSVFTFSCPELDLLTEGLDSHKGGGGGKAESVDHLNSPTLLAL from the exons ATGGATGTATTCCAAATTGGATCAATACAT GACGTCTGCAGAGATGCCGCGTTTGTTCCGACCGTCACTGCAATCTCCTCGAGCCCTGATTTCCAGTGGATGGTCCAGCCTACAATCATCACATCTGTCTCCCCGTCTCCGGGTTGCGAGCGAGCCAATGAGCCGCTGCGCTCTCGCCAGGCAACACCCACAAGAGAGAGCAGGAATAAGGGAAAGAATGCGGCGAGGAAGGCGAAAGCAGAGCAG CTGTctccggaggaggaggagaagaagaggaTCAGGAGGGAGAGGAATAAAATGGCTGCTGCCAAGTGTCGCAACCGACGGAGGGAACTGACGGATACGCTGCAAGCT gagacggaCAAACTGGAGGAGGAAAAAGAATCCTTGGAGATGGAAATCGCCAACCTCCTCAAAGAAAAGGAGCGGCTGGAGTTCATCCTGGCCACGCATGAACCGCTGTGCCAGATGTCCGAGGGCATGGAGTCCGCCGAAATCATCCCGCCCAGTCCGGAGGAGGACCGGCTCCCGGACGACGGCGTTCCGGAAGCGCCTTCGCTCCAAGACGTGGACGTCCCCAGCGATCCGTCCGCAGCCATCTCGGGGAACTCCAACATCCTGCTGTGCGCCAGCGCCGAAATCAACATCTGCGATCTGGAGCCCTCCCTGGACATTAAAGCGGGGCTGCTGGACGCTATGCTGCCCGCTTTGGAGGACAAGCCCCCCGCCGAGACGGCCCGGTCCGTTCCGGACATCGACCTGAGCGGCTCCCTCGGGGTCTCAGACTGGGAGACCCTGTACAAGACCGTCTCGAGTGACCTGGAGCCCCTCAGTACTCCCGTGGTGACCTCCACGCCGACCTGCAGCAGCTACCTGTCCGTGTTCACCTTCTCCTGCCCCGAGCTGGACTTGCTCACAGAGGGACTGGACAGCCATaaaggaggaggcggaggaaaAGCCGAATCTGTCGATCACCTCAACTCCCCAACTTTGCTGGCCTTATAA
- the LOC144031650 gene encoding jun dimerization protein 2-like isoform X1, with protein MGITFRVGLMQRFPLYKIYTRPTPDHRKKGLLFQLGSKSAAVTAEGETMPGQIPDPSVTAGSLPSLGPLAGISATMLTDTLRFGELHEFKTMLSPLHLMSSMGKRPLVIKTERDDEDNRRKRRREKNKVAAARCRNKKKERTDYLQKESERLARLNSDLKAQIEELKVERQQLIHMLNRHRPTCIVRTDSVQTPESEENPPLLLQQLEAE; from the exons ATGGGGATCACGTTTAGAGTCGGGCTGATGCAACggtttccactttataaaatctACACTCGACCCACGCCCGACCATAGGAAGAAAGGACTTTTGTTCCAGCTGGGCTCCAAGTCAG CTGCGGTCACGGCCGAGGGTGAGACCATGCCAGGACAAATTCCGGATCCCTCGGTGACGGCGGGTTCCCTGCCCAGTCTGGGCCCGCTGGCTGGCATCTCGGCCACCATGCTGACCGACACGCTCAGGTTTGGCGAGCTCCACGAGTTCAAGACGATGCTGTCGCCCCTGCACTTGATGAGCAGCATGGGAAAGAGGCCTCTTGTCATCAAAACAGAG CGAGATGACGAGGACAATAGAAGGAAACGAAGGCGAGAGAAAAACAAAGTGGCTGCAGCACGATGTCGAAACAAGAAGAAAGAGAGGACGGATTATCTACAAAAG GAGTCGGAACGATTAGCGAGGTTAAACTCGGACCTGAAAGCCCAAATCGAGGAGCTGAAAGTTGAACGCCAGCAGCTGATCCACATGCTTAACCGCCATCGCCCCACCTGCATCGTCCGGACGGACAGCGTCCAGACGCCCGAGAGCGAGGAGAacccgccgctgctgctgcagcAGTTGGAGGCCGAGTGA
- the LOC144031650 gene encoding jun dimerization protein 2-like isoform X2: protein MPGQIPDPSVTAGSLPSLGPLAGISATMLTDTLRFGELHEFKTMLSPLHLMSSMGKRPLVIKTERDDEDNRRKRRREKNKVAAARCRNKKKERTDYLQKESERLARLNSDLKAQIEELKVERQQLIHMLNRHRPTCIVRTDSVQTPESEENPPLLLQQLEAE, encoded by the exons ATGCCAGGACAAATTCCGGATCCCTCGGTGACGGCGGGTTCCCTGCCCAGTCTGGGCCCGCTGGCTGGCATCTCGGCCACCATGCTGACCGACACGCTCAGGTTTGGCGAGCTCCACGAGTTCAAGACGATGCTGTCGCCCCTGCACTTGATGAGCAGCATGGGAAAGAGGCCTCTTGTCATCAAAACAGAG CGAGATGACGAGGACAATAGAAGGAAACGAAGGCGAGAGAAAAACAAAGTGGCTGCAGCACGATGTCGAAACAAGAAGAAAGAGAGGACGGATTATCTACAAAAG GAGTCGGAACGATTAGCGAGGTTAAACTCGGACCTGAAAGCCCAAATCGAGGAGCTGAAAGTTGAACGCCAGCAGCTGATCCACATGCTTAACCGCCATCGCCCCACCTGCATCGTCCGGACGGACAGCGTCCAGACGCCCGAGAGCGAGGAGAacccgccgctgctgctgcagcAGTTGGAGGCCGAGTGA